CGCGGCCCTCTTATGACTGCATACTGCTGACGCTGCACGCTCCACGTTGTCGACCGTAGGTTGGCGGACCCGAGTGGCGTGATGTACCAAACGGTTCCGTAACGGCTTCCCCCTTAGCTGAAAGACGTCCTCGGCTTTCGTCTACTGCTGAAGTATCAGCGGTACCTCTCTGGACTCGGGATGGGCCTCGGTTGATGCGATGGTATCCTGTTCGATGACTTCTGGTTTGCTGTTGGTAAGGAGTGTCTTCCAGGCGGCGAATTTCAAAACGATGATTATGGATGAACCCAGTATGCAGATTAGTAAAGTTGATGAGATTACGGATGCTATCCATCCCAGGAAATGAAGTTTCCAATGGAGGTTTTCGGCTTCAATCCCGTGGTAGGTATGAACGGCTGTATCTCCATGTTTGTGTTGACATATTCCTCGTCATCCAATTTCAGTGTACAGTTTGAGTATTGGATTAGGAACGACCCCTGTAGAGTGCGTTGGGTGACTGAACAGTTTGACGAAAGTGTTACATTGATTGCATTGACGACTATATTGCCATCATTGATTTTCCGAATAGTTTTGTTTCCGTAGGTGCGTTCTATGGGACACTCTGCTGTATTTCCGGAGACCAATTGTTGCATACAACCCGTCAAAGGTTCTAGATCCGTTGAGGAACATATAAACATGGCGTTGGCTTTGGAACAAGCGCTTTTTAACATGAATGATTTCTGTCCTTTCAAATAAAACTGTGTTTGTAGGTGGACTCTGTGGTGATCTACAATGACTGGTTCAATGAAGTTGAGGGTGTACTGTACATTTTTGATCCTGGGTATCTTCAGTATGTACatgaaaatttcgttgtttAATACTGCGTAGGCATTGGCAGTACTAAGTATGCTATCGACCGAGTTAAGCCCGAAACCGTCATTAATGAGGGAATGATGAATGGTTTCCAATTCGTCGAGGTGAATGATGCGGCTGCTTGGGATACTCCGTCTCGCTAGTGTGATCGCCTCTTCGATTATGTCTAAGTAGTATAATAGCTcatcaattttgaatattaattcTAATACATCAAAGCCCTCTAAGGAATGTATTACATTTTCCTCATTTTCCAGTATGACGTTAATTGCTTTTGTAATGTTGCTCATTCGTGAATCGAAAGCACTATTGATTCTTATTTGCTTGTTATTCTCgctaattaatgaatttaatgacGAATTTATAATCTTAAGGTCGTCTGCATCAGGGCTTCCCGATACGTATTTCCAGGCCTTTCCGAGAGATTCCCATCGTTTTCTCCTACGTAGTGGTTTTATTCGGTTGTAACTCAAGTTTATTTTGTCTAATTTTGCTTTAACTATTGACTTAAAAGGCGTTTGATTCGACAATCTCTCCATAGAAACGGCGTTAAAGCTTTCTACAATTGTTCCAATTGAGGTCAAGTTTATGGGGTGCACAATTCGCAGAGAACTAGTGCTTATTTTAGCGGGTCCTAACGGAACTATAATGATCGGACTCTGATCCAGGGTATGAATTCTCAAGTCTGAAGTGGCCATCCCTACCAGCGTAAGGAGCCACAGTATTCTGCAAGAAAATATAAAGTGTTGTTTTAGTTAGCTCTTTTCATAtctaatttgtgaattttgataGCCTTTTCATCTGTTACAGTTTTGCTGGTTTGACTTTGGATTTTAATTGGCCTAAATCTATTGGTGTAAGGGGTCGGCTTTCCTTTCCCTTTAACTAAAGCTTCACTGATGGTGAGGTTTTCATATTCTTTATTGTTTTGACTTTCATTATTCTGATTGTGTGTCCTCGCTTCTAACGCAATATTTTCCCTGGCAGTTTTTTGGCAGTTATTTTTGCTTTCTGTGTATTTATATCCTCCGGGTTGAACGAATGagaatttccaaaaattatatCCCTAGGTCTTAATTTCGTAGTTGAATGTTTGGTATCGTTATATAGGGCAGTTACTATGGAGAGCCCTTCGTATAAGGTTAGTTCTTCAAGTTTTCTCCTGTTTGACATGTACATTTCTAAAAGCGTGTTGTGGTATCTCTCGACAATGCCATTGCTGTTACTAGTACTGGCAAAGTGTAtatcaatattttgattttggagAAAGGTTTTGAATTTTGAGCTTCTGAAAGATGTGGCTTGATCacatgttatagtttttggtagGCCGAAAATTTTAAAGTATTTTGTAATTACTTCGATCAGCTCATCCGCCGTTTCATTctggattttgaaaatttgggcAAATTTGGAAAATGCGTCAACAAGGGTAAGGAATTTTTCACCCTCCTTGACGTATACGTCAATGAAAATGTTCTCTAATGGTTTGTCGTATGCTCTTCGAGTTATTGGAATTTTGAAGGGACGTCGTTCGTATTTCGCGAACTTGCAGTCCTCACAATTTTTTGCGAATGATTTGATCTTCGTAATCATATCGGGGAAGAAAACTGACTGACGAATCTCCTCGTATGTGAGCTTCCAACTTCTGTGGTTAAAATTATGGCTCTTACGAATAAATTCCTCTTGATCAGTTTTAGAAATAAGATCAGGGAGTTTTAGATTGCAAAATTGTACTTTCATGCCTTTGAATtgatctttcattattttagaACACAATTGTGCAATCTCTAGGGGAGCGAATATACCATTGGATATGGTCGGGGaaagataacttttaagaatgtTTCGGATTTCATCTTCGGAATATTCTCCACGGTTGAAAGTATGCCTGCTGTAACCTGAAAATATAGAATAAAATATGTGAGCCGATTTTCTAGGATCGTTTGACACATTAATTATCAGCTGATTCCTAAACTTGTTAATTATTTCTGGTCCATATATCGGGTCATTTTCATAAAGCTCGTTTTGCAAAACGGTTTGAATATTTAGTTCAGATTCGTCAGCTCGTGGTATCCGGGATAAACCATCGGCCACTacattttgttttccttttttgtaAACCAACTGGAAATCGAATTGCTCCAGGTATAGCCGTTGGCGAGTCACTCGTCCTGTAGCATCTGTTAACTTGATTTCCTTAGTAAGAGGCTCATGATCTGTGTATATGGTAAACTGCCTACCATACAGATATGGCCGGAACTTTTTAGCTGCAAAATAGATAGCTAACAGTTCCTTGGCGGTGGCAGAATATTTCTCTTCCGCCTTTGTCAATGTTCTTGATAGATAGGCAATGGGTTTTTCACCTCCATTCACTATCTGTGTGAGGACCGCCCCGATCGCAAAGTTTGACGCGTCCGTAGTCAAAACGAACGGCTCGTCAAAATTGGGGTAGTGCAATAAGAGATCCGAActcattatatttttcaattcagtAAAGGCTTTTTCATATTCCGGAGTAATTTCTATGGATTTGGTTTTTCCACGAAGCACACTTGTCATCGGCTTTGCGATTTTAGCAAAGTCGGGAATGAATCTTCTATAGTATGAAATTGTTCCAAGGAAGGATTTTAGTTCCTTCGGGGTTTTCGGAAGAGGCCAGTTTTTCACTGCTTCAACCTTCTTGAGATTAGGTTTAACCCCTTCCGTAGTAACCACGTGACCGAGGAATTCAACTTCTTTACGAAGGAATTCCGACTTGTCACACTGAACTCTAGAGTTTGCTTCCTTTAGAGTTTTTAAAACCTTTTGAATGTCTTTCATGTGCTCTTCCAAAGAGCTGGAAAAATTATgatgtcgtccatatagacgaaacaTCTAATACCTAAATGTTTCCGTAATACCGAATCCATCAGGCGTTGGAATGTTGCGGGCGCATTCTTCAATCCGAACGGCATCCGCACAAATTCGTTTTTCCCATGATCGACGTTAAACGCCGTTTTTGGGATGTCAGCTGGGTCTACCTCTATTTGGTGGAACCCGCTGGCCAGGTCGAGCACAGAGAAATACTGCGCATTTCCTAGACGATCCAAAATTTCGCTGATTTCCGGTATTGGATACCGATCAGACGGTgtgattttatttaattttctgtAATCTACCACTATGCGGTACTTTTTCGCACCTGAGTTGTCGACCTTCTTAGGTACGACCCAAATAGGAGAAGTCCAGGCAGATGAAGACTCTCTAATAATGCCTGTATCCAACATCTTTTGGATTTGTTCACTCACTATTTCTCTTAGATGGTACGGATATTTATATGTCTTTTGGTGTATTGGCTTGTTATCGGTGGTCTCTATTCTATGCTTTACTTGATGTGTAAAGGCAAGTTTTTGACCTTCCTGGAAGAAGATGCTTTTGAATGGCTGTAAGGTCTTTGCAAGAAGTTTGACCTCCTCTTTATTTAGATGATCCGCAGGGAAATTCAAATTCTCTTTTGGATTATCGGTTTTTATAAGAAAGTCTTTATTTTCGAATGGTTTCGACAATATAGGCTTCGGTAGGCCTTTTGAATGTAAATGAACCATCGCACTATTATTTTTGCAGTAATGTTAAGCTCATCTTCGATTAGAAACGTTCCATCTTGTAAAGTTGGAATTTTCATGAAAGTTtcgaaattttcgtgaaaattcatGGAAGAAGGGAAATACCGGTAAAATTGGTACGTAGATTTCCCAATAATCAACTCGTGTTTATCTGTATTGATCACGGCTTTCAAGGCTGCTAAGTTTTCGTACCCTATGAGCccgtcaaaaaaattatgaaatttaaaCACATGAAATGGTAGTGCTCTGTTGACATCTTTCGGAAAAAGATTCGCGTGCACCACTttatccaaaataaattttccatttttgttcgTGACGATGGCTGGCTGATCAGTCACTTTTGCGTTTGCCACATGTTCTGGATTCATATACGATTTGTTCGCACCTGTGTCTATCAAGAATTTTAAGATTCCCTTGTTAGATCGGTAGCGAATGTAAGGAATGAAATTGTTCAAGTTATTGTCTGGTCTTCCTCTCCTCTGTGAAAATTTACTTCGCGTGTATTTTGCACTTCGCACTCGGTCGCGTTAttgtcatcatcgtcatcatcatcatcactatcCACGTCAACCTCGTTGGTGTTATGTTCCACGCGCGGTTTAAATTGCTGAATCGGTCGTTTGAATGCAGTTTTTGCGTTCGTTTCTTTGGCATATGCTCTGTAAgagctgttgctgttgttgttattattatAGCCTCCAGAACCACTGCTACTAGGGTTACTGTGctgtttgaaaatttgttttgcgGGTTTCGTTCTACTTTCCGCGTTTTGATTAGTGCATACAGTCTGGTATGCCTCTTCTAAAGATTTTGGTTTCGATTGCCTGATAATGGAGGCCAGGGGTTCTCCGATGTTGTCCAAATATCGTGTGATTGTTATCACATCAACTACCTCTCGAGCCGATAACGGGTTCGAGGATAGATTGGCTTTTAGCCTAGTgttaatttctttgatttcattaAAGAATCTCAAATGATTCTTATCTCCTTTCTTCAAATGGAACATCGCCGACAAATTAGTGGCGAAGTCTTTCTGGTCCCCATATTGTTCGATGAGAACCGATTTGATACCGTGAATGGTATCGGGATCACCATTTGCGCATAATATCACGCGAGCGTCccctttgattttattttttattgcccGCAAATATATCGAGCTAAGCGAGTCGGGTTGCCCGTTCTCGCCttttattttaaacatttcGTAAAGCTCGTTGACTTCCTTGAGCCAACTTGCCAATTCCTTTTTATTTCCGGAAAATTCCGACATATTTTTAATAGGGTCGGGGATGGCATATTTGTTGCCCTCCCTGGCCACTACCAATGCTCGGAGCTGTTCAAGCTCTGTTTTGAGTGCTTCAAGTTCACTGGCTCTTGTTTCCGGCATGATTGATAATAGAGTTTTAGATGTTGAGAAGTAATTCACTTACGGTTGTGTTTGCAGCATCCGGGTGATCCTTCGACGGCTGGTTACTCGTGCGGCGGGATCTTCCACTATTTTAACACCTCACGATCCCACTTCTGACACCACTTATGGGAATCGTGATATGCAAACACTTTTAAAAACTAACTACTTTCAACAATTTATTCACTTATCACTAATCACACGGCACCACCGGTGCTCCACAAGAACTGCACAGCGAAAAAGAGGGCGAGCCATGCGCTCGCGGCCCTCTTATGACTGCATACTGCTGACGCTGCACGCTCCACGTTGTCGACCGTAGGTTGGCGGACCCGAGTGGCGTGATGTACCAAACGGTTCCGTaacgcatttttcataaataactgtattctactaataaagtcctttcatttgatacctattgCATTGCCCGAAAGGGGTATGGAAAATCCCCTGACCAACACAAGCTTAGGACACAATAGAGCCTACAAAACAATACCTCTTGTACCCGGCTTGATCAAGTCAAATCGCGTCTGATTTATACCTTTGTATTTAATTTCAATACCGGCTAATAAAATGTTCAGTATTCCTCAAACCTTCACGGTGTACACACCGTATCGGAATTTGCTCTTTGGAGGATTTCCTCATTTATTATCAAATTCCCTTGGTTCTTATCATCAATCCGGGCCTTCTCGAATCCACTGGTGGAAATAACCAACAGTATTCCCCTTTGGACACCGATTAGGTCTCAGCAGAAGCCAGATCGGCTTCAAGGAAGGTCCATACATACAGTCCACTCAAACCCAGCTGCAGCAGTCACTCTACAAATGAAGTCATTTTGTTAGGGTGAACGGTCATCGACGGGGCAGTTCATCGAAGTCTGATTTCCTTATTTGTTCccacatgttttttttcgtgaCAGACAAAGTGAGTCAACGTACACTAACAATTATTCTATATTTACCGATGAGAAGCACTTATCCGAATCAAAGGAGAGGAGATACTCTCTATTATCCTCAAAGTTTCGTTTCTCAAAGTTTCGGATATCTTATCAAAAGTAAtaatggttttatttagcaaGCTACACTTCCCCAAATGCATTTGTCCATTCCCCTTTCCATTCCATCAAAATAAACAGTATCCTTTAGGATCAGTTCACTATCGAAAAATTTCACAAATTTCACAAGACAACACTGACGGTCATTAGATATCTAATCCGGCGATATAATTATTACGAGTTTCCATAGGTAATGGATAATATCTCCAACGCAAGCTGGCCAATTAAACTTAAGTTTAAGAATGCGCTGTTGGATGATGACTTCTTCTCGTATTCAGCTAAACTAAataaactaaagaaaaaaaggcGACCGAACGATTAGTAGTTCTGTAGCGACGGTTTTATCAAAAAAGATTTTTATGAATATCGATACAGGAAAACTAGAGGATGTAGAGTGTTTCCTGTTAATGTTGGAATATct
The Toxorhynchites rutilus septentrionalis strain SRP chromosome 2, ASM2978413v1, whole genome shotgun sequence genome window above contains:
- the LOC129770210 gene encoding uncharacterized protein LOC129770210 gives rise to the protein MLQTQPILWLLTLVGMATSDLRIHTLDQSPIIIVPLGPAKISTSSLRIVHPINLTSIGTIVESFNAVSMERLSNQTPFKSIVKAKLDKINLSYNRIKPLRRRKRWESLGKAWKYVSGSPDADDLKIINSSLNSLISENNKQIRINSAFDSRMSNITKAINVILENEENVIHSLEGFDVLELIFKIDELLYYLDIIEEAITLARRSIPSSRIIHLDELETIHHSLINDGFGLNSVDSILSTANAYAVLNNEIFMYILKIPRIKNVQYTLNFIEPVIVDHHRVHLQTQFYLKGQKSFMLKSACSKANAMFICSSTDLEPLTGCMQQLVSGNTAECPIERTYGNKTIRKINDGNIVVNAINVTLSSNCSVTQRTLQGSFLIQYSNCTLKLDDEEYVNTNMEIQPFIPTTGLKPKTSIGNFISWDG